Within Limisalsivibrio acetivorans, the genomic segment CGAACCGCTTCTTACACCGGAGCGTACCCTGTCATACATTTCCGCCGTGCGCAGAGAGTTCCCGGAAATGTATATCTGGATGTACACCAACGGCATCCTGCTCACCAAAGAGCGTGCCGAAGAGCTGAGGGATGCGGGACTGGACGAGCTTCGCTTCGACATCGGAGCCACATCGTACTCGCTGGACAACCTTAAAAAGGCCGTTGGTGTAATCCCCGTTGTAACAGTGGAGATCCCGTCGGTACCCGAAGAGAAGGATACGATCAAGGAGAGGATGCGGGAGCTTGCCAAGCTCGGCGTGAATCACCTGAACCTCCATCAGCTGAGACTTACACCCCATAACGCAGAAAAGCTTCTGAGGCGTGATTACACCTATGCCGAGGAGGAGCGTGTGGTTGTTATCGAATCGGAGATTACTGCTCTGGAGCTCATGCTCTTCAGTATCGAAGAGGGGCTTGGTCTCCCTGTCAACTACTGTTCGTTCCCGTACAAAAACCGTTATCAGGGGCTTGCCGCCAGAAAACGTTCTGCGGGATATATGCTCAGGGAATATGAGGAGATCACAGAAAACGGCTACATACGACTGATACGCCTCGATGCGGATCCTGAAACACTGAAGAGAACCGCAGAGAACGCCGATGATCCGGAGGAGTTTCTCATCGCACCGGACGGCTTAAGCCTATATGCCCACCCCGAACTGCTCAGGGGGGTATCGCTGAACGATGCCGAACTGAATATATCGTACTACTCCGCC encodes:
- a CDS encoding radical SAM protein, producing the protein MKDKYEEMNRREYGRLYDYIPFADPAKAGELNAERNRLLERLAGKIELGFGGTKGDCANLSNGCRLCGEGLWSCLFINGECNARCFYCPAPQDEPYPPGTNSVTFNSPDEYVAYLREFGFKGVSISGGEPLLTPERTLSYISAVRREFPEMYIWMYTNGILLTKERAEELRDAGLDELRFDIGATSYSLDNLKKAVGVIPVVTVEIPSVPEEKDTIKERMRELAKLGVNHLNLHQLRLTPHNAEKLLRRDYTYAEEERVVVIESEITALELMLFSIEEGLGLPVNYCSFPYKNRYQGLAARKRSAGYMLREYEEITENGYIRLIRLDADPETLKRTAENADDPEEFLIAPDGLSLYAHPELLRGVSLNDAELNISYYSARQLQSVSYKHPFRTIPLSDEKNVVIERFQVTREFKANGREFADFVLGRTDKLPDELRELEIFEKTPKGLLEY